A single window of Synechococcus sp. CBW1004 DNA harbors:
- a CDS encoding transglycosylase domain-containing protein encodes MPGSSVPVAAAERRDPPAAAGPSGAAVLEILEPGEPLRRVVLHPGCYRIGRDSGAEVSLQHGAVSRRHALLEQRGGRWLLQDQQSTNGLWWRGRRIRRLLLADGDAVRFGPQDQGELPEIRFRGGASDHRLRLLRGLAMVLAAAAGLGALGLSLAALLQPIRGQLTPMRGPLLLYDRAGRPIASAQDQRHRELRRLTDYPPVLIDALLASEDSRFWWHPGVDPIGTARALVTNLMGGRVLEGGSTLTQQLARSLYPEQVGQGETLGRKFRELLVALQLEARFSKHDLLLSYLNQVFLGAGWGFEDASRRLFGRSAAQLRLEEAALLVGLLPSPNGYDPCLDPAAALASRNGVLAKMLESGRLSAAAARSARRRPIQLAPGACRPGERRALPFYSDQVRRDLDRLVGADVAEEGNFLIDTYLDPGLQEQVERLLRQRLDASRSLGVSEGAVVVLDSRTGGILAVAGGRDYRQSQFNRATMALRQPGSTFKLFSYLLALEQGARPGDPVSCAPLDWRGQRFSSGCGGTLSLRQALAISNNTAALRLARRVGLESLVRKAREMGITTPLTPVPGLALGQSEVTLLELTGAYGAVANGGIWLQPSTIRRLTDAEHCSAGAGAACRDRRERTVSDKAAPGAGSPAATPGLRRSAAAAPSVAAASLFPPRRVMKESTARTLRSLLQSAVRGGTGTAAYVGGEEGGKTGTTNEGRDLLFVGFEPRRHWVMGIWLGNDDNRSTRASSALAASLWSEIVRASGPSP; translated from the coding sequence ATGCCTGGCAGCAGCGTCCCCGTCGCCGCGGCTGAGCGCCGTGATCCCCCGGCGGCCGCTGGTCCATCCGGCGCCGCCGTGCTGGAGATCCTCGAGCCGGGCGAGCCTCTTCGTCGTGTCGTGCTGCATCCCGGTTGTTATCGGATCGGCCGGGACTCAGGCGCCGAGGTGTCCCTGCAGCATGGGGCGGTGAGCCGCCGGCATGCCCTGCTCGAGCAGCGGGGCGGGCGCTGGCTTCTGCAGGACCAGCAATCCACCAATGGGCTCTGGTGGCGCGGACGCCGGATCCGTCGCCTGCTGCTCGCCGATGGGGACGCCGTGCGCTTCGGGCCGCAGGACCAGGGTGAGCTGCCAGAGATCCGCTTCCGAGGCGGTGCGTCCGACCATCGCCTGCGCTTGTTGAGGGGGCTGGCGATGGTCCTGGCAGCAGCCGCTGGGCTCGGGGCCCTGGGCCTGTCCCTGGCGGCGCTGTTGCAGCCGATCCGCGGACAGCTGACCCCCATGCGGGGTCCCCTCCTGCTTTACGACCGCGCCGGCCGCCCGATTGCCTCGGCCCAGGATCAGCGCCACCGGGAGCTGCGCCGGCTGACGGACTACCCCCCGGTGCTCATCGATGCCCTCCTCGCGAGTGAGGACAGCCGTTTCTGGTGGCATCCCGGCGTCGATCCGATCGGCACCGCCCGCGCCCTGGTCACCAACCTGATGGGCGGGCGGGTGCTGGAGGGGGGCAGCACCCTCACCCAGCAGCTAGCCCGCAGCCTTTATCCGGAGCAGGTGGGCCAGGGGGAGACCCTTGGCCGTAAGTTCCGCGAGCTGCTCGTGGCCTTGCAGCTGGAGGCACGCTTCAGCAAGCACGATCTGCTTCTCAGCTATCTCAACCAGGTGTTTCTGGGGGCCGGCTGGGGCTTCGAGGATGCCTCCAGGCGGCTGTTCGGGCGTTCCGCTGCCCAGCTGCGCCTCGAGGAGGCGGCCCTGCTGGTGGGCCTTCTCCCCTCCCCCAACGGTTATGACCCCTGCCTGGACCCTGCCGCCGCCCTGGCCTCCCGCAATGGTGTCCTGGCCAAGATGCTGGAAAGCGGCCGCCTCAGCGCCGCCGCTGCCCGCAGCGCCCGGCGTCGACCGATCCAGCTGGCTCCGGGCGCCTGCCGGCCGGGTGAACGACGGGCGCTGCCCTTCTACAGCGATCAGGTGCGGCGGGATCTCGATCGGCTGGTGGGGGCTGATGTGGCCGAAGAGGGCAACTTCCTGATCGACACCTATCTCGACCCCGGGCTGCAGGAGCAGGTGGAACGCCTGCTGCGTCAGCGCCTCGACGCCAGTCGCTCCCTCGGCGTCAGCGAGGGCGCCGTCGTGGTGCTCGACAGCCGCACGGGGGGCATTCTCGCCGTGGCCGGGGGGCGCGACTATCGCCAGAGCCAGTTCAACCGGGCCACCATGGCCCTGCGCCAGCCAGGCAGCACCTTCAAGCTCTTCTCCTATCTGCTCGCCCTTGAGCAGGGCGCCCGTCCCGGTGATCCGGTGTCCTGTGCGCCGCTCGACTGGCGCGGCCAGCGCTTCTCCAGCGGTTGCGGTGGCACTCTCAGCCTGCGTCAGGCGCTGGCGATCAGCAACAACACGGCCGCCCTGCGGCTGGCCCGTCGGGTCGGGCTGGAATCGCTGGTGCGCAAGGCCCGCGAGATGGGCATCACCACGCCACTGACTCCCGTGCCGGGGCTTGCCCTCGGCCAGAGCGAGGTGACCCTGCTGGAGCTCACCGGCGCCTACGGGGCCGTGGCCAATGGCGGGATCTGGCTGCAGCCCAGCACGATCCGGCGTCTGACCGACGCGGAACACTGCTCTGCCGGTGCCGGCGCGGCCTGTCGGGATCGTCGTGAGCGGACGGTCTCCGACAAGGCCGCGCCCGGTGCCGGGTCGCCCGCAGCCACCCCCGGGCTTCGCCGCTCCGCTGCCGCCGCGCCGTCTGTCGCGGCGGCGTCGTTGTTTCCCCCTCGCCGGGTGATGAAGGAGTCCACGGCTCGCACCCTGCGCAGCCTCCTGCAGTCCGCGGTGCGAGGTGGCACCGGCACGGCGGCCTATGTCGGTGGTGAGGAAGGTGGTAAGACCGGCACCACCAATGAGGGCCGCGACCTGCTGTTCGTCGGCTTCGAGCCCCGACGCCACTGGGTGATGGGGATCTGGCTGGGCAATGACGACAACCGCTCCACCCGGGCCAGCAGTGCCCTGGCGGCGTCCCTGTGGTCCGAGATCGTGCGCGCCTCCGGGCCCTCGCCCTGA
- a CDS encoding YcjF family protein codes for MLPRRVWLWIGLALAVLLLVGVVMQALNQLIWQLSYWLPGWLIGPLLLLLMALLVLAVGPLLWPWLQAWRRPGRGAASPVHPPSRNRREAAERQLSAMQQTLEQVRDAVEREGLEQERRRMQAELERGDLVIAVFGAGSTGKTSLIRSLLGELVGQVGAPMGSTTDTARYRLRLQGLPRAVILEDTPGILEAGAAGQERERRARAQAARADLLLLVVDGDLRQAEQEVYEALASLGKRLLLVLNKCDLRGEQEEQRLLTLLRRRSATHLAAADVIPASAAPQSVPRPGGRPLQPAPEVQALLRRLAEVLHADGEELIADNLLLQCRQLGEASRNLLERQRRRDAETIVERYGWTCAGVVALTPLPGVDLLGAAAVNAQMVIEIGRVYGVQLGRTEAQDLAVSVGRTLVGLGLVKGGVSLLQAALSLNLPALLLSRAVQAVGAAWLTRVAGRSFIVYFQQGQDWGDGGLQNVLQHEYDLSRREDVLRRFLQAALQRVVEPLQRRERQLPPQPPGRRPGPPAAGGATDPDCREP; via the coding sequence ATGCTTCCCCGGCGCGTCTGGCTCTGGATCGGTCTGGCCCTGGCGGTTCTGCTGCTGGTGGGCGTCGTGATGCAGGCCCTCAACCAGCTGATCTGGCAGCTCAGCTACTGGCTGCCGGGCTGGCTGATCGGGCCGCTGTTGCTGCTGCTGATGGCGTTGCTGGTGCTGGCTGTGGGTCCTCTCCTGTGGCCGTGGCTGCAGGCATGGCGACGGCCGGGGCGCGGCGCGGCCTCTCCTGTGCACCCGCCCTCCCGCAACCGCCGTGAGGCCGCCGAGCGCCAGCTCAGCGCCATGCAGCAGACGCTTGAGCAGGTGCGCGACGCGGTCGAGCGGGAGGGACTGGAGCAGGAGCGTCGCCGCATGCAGGCCGAACTGGAGCGGGGCGACCTGGTGATCGCCGTGTTCGGCGCCGGCTCGACGGGCAAGACCTCGCTGATTCGCAGCCTGCTGGGAGAGCTGGTCGGCCAGGTGGGAGCGCCGATGGGCTCCACCACCGACACGGCCCGCTACCGGCTGCGGCTGCAGGGTCTGCCGCGGGCCGTCATTCTCGAGGACACCCCGGGCATCCTCGAGGCCGGTGCGGCGGGCCAGGAGCGCGAACGGCGTGCAAGGGCTCAGGCGGCCCGAGCCGATCTGCTGTTGCTGGTGGTGGACGGCGATCTGCGCCAGGCGGAGCAGGAGGTGTATGAAGCGTTGGCGAGCCTCGGCAAACGGCTGCTGCTGGTGCTCAACAAATGTGATCTCCGCGGCGAGCAGGAGGAACAGCGGCTGCTGACCCTGTTGCGGCGCCGTTCGGCCACGCATCTCGCGGCTGCTGATGTGATTCCCGCCAGCGCTGCCCCGCAGAGCGTGCCCAGGCCAGGCGGCCGGCCGCTGCAGCCGGCGCCGGAGGTGCAGGCGCTGCTCAGGCGCCTGGCGGAGGTGCTGCATGCCGACGGCGAGGAGCTGATCGCCGACAACCTCCTGCTGCAGTGCCGCCAGCTGGGCGAGGCCAGCCGCAACCTGCTCGAGCGCCAGCGCCGCCGCGATGCCGAGACGATCGTGGAGCGTTATGGCTGGACCTGTGCCGGCGTGGTGGCCCTGACGCCTCTGCCTGGGGTGGACCTCCTCGGAGCCGCCGCGGTCAACGCCCAGATGGTGATCGAGATCGGCCGCGTCTACGGGGTCCAGCTCGGCCGCACAGAAGCGCAGGATCTGGCGGTGTCGGTGGGCCGCACCCTCGTGGGCCTGGGGCTGGTCAAGGGAGGTGTGTCGCTGCTGCAGGCCGCACTCAGCCTCAACCTGCCGGCGCTGCTGCTCAGCCGTGCCGTGCAGGCGGTCGGGGCTGCCTGGCTCACCCGCGTGGCTGGCCGCAGCTTCATCGTCTACTTCCAGCAGGGCCAGGACTGGGGAGACGGTGGCCTGCAGAACGTGCTGCAGCACGAGTACGACCTCAGCCGCCGGGAGGATGTGCTGCGCCGCTTTCTGCAGGCTGCCCTGCAGCGGGTGGTGGAGCCGTTGCAGCGCCGGGAACGGCAGCTGCCACCGCAGCCGCCGGGGCGCCGCCCAGGGCCTCCGGCGGCGGGGGGAGCAACGGACCCCGACTGTCGAGAACCGTGA
- a CDS encoding aspartate aminotransferase family protein yields MASALPAPWPTPHSPQDRGLDALPLFAPPSGLDPRLEAFLQQASSLLCTWLGQTEMRGPLPALSVLPSVEPERQGLGGDRLLADLQLVMEGAFHPGHPGALAHLDPPALTASIAADLICAGLNNNLLAEELAPSLSHLERGLCAWFAGALGLGAAAGGVAASGGSLSNLMALVTARHSRGLGQCGEAVVLCSTDAHVSLVKALAVMGLPAQALRRLPVDGHGQLCTERLADELERLQRDGIPVIAVVATAGTTVRGAIDPLEAIAGLCRRHGVWLHIDAAIGGVFALAPEQRPLLAGLGRADSVTVNPQKLLGITKTSSLLLLPDPAQLQRAFGTGLPYMEPSWGGGHGGEMGLQGSRPAEILKLWLGLRQLGLDGITALVEGALARRRRLQQLLAGDGRLQLLEGPLHLLSFRPRSGSHEALAHWSEKTRAALLAEQLMLSRPLYGGVHHLKAVLGNPHTQPSHLERLAAVVAAQPCP; encoded by the coding sequence TTGGCCAGCGCCCTTCCCGCCCCGTGGCCGACGCCGCACTCCCCGCAGGATCGTGGCCTGGACGCCTTACCCCTGTTTGCGCCTCCGAGCGGGCTCGATCCCCGGCTGGAGGCCTTCCTCCAGCAGGCCTCCAGCCTGCTCTGCACCTGGCTGGGGCAGACCGAAATGCGTGGGCCGCTGCCGGCGTTGAGCGTGCTGCCGAGCGTCGAACCGGAGCGACAGGGCCTGGGCGGCGACCGGTTGCTGGCTGATCTCCAGCTGGTGATGGAGGGTGCCTTTCATCCAGGACATCCTGGCGCCCTGGCCCATCTCGATCCCCCGGCCCTGACGGCCTCGATCGCGGCGGACCTGATCTGCGCCGGGCTCAACAACAACCTGCTGGCCGAAGAACTCGCGCCGAGCCTCAGCCATCTCGAGCGGGGCCTGTGCGCCTGGTTCGCCGGCGCTCTCGGTCTCGGTGCCGCCGCCGGTGGCGTAGCCGCCAGCGGCGGCTCGCTGAGCAATCTGATGGCCCTGGTGACCGCCCGCCACAGCCGCGGTCTGGGGCAGTGCGGTGAGGCGGTGGTGCTCTGCAGCACCGATGCCCATGTATCGCTGGTCAAGGCACTGGCCGTGATGGGACTTCCTGCCCAGGCCCTGCGTCGCCTGCCGGTCGATGGGCATGGTCAACTGTGCACGGAGCGGCTCGCCGACGAACTGGAGCGGCTGCAACGGGACGGCATCCCGGTGATCGCCGTCGTGGCCACCGCCGGGACCACGGTGCGCGGCGCCATCGACCCCCTGGAGGCGATCGCCGGGCTCTGCCGGCGCCATGGGGTGTGGCTGCACATTGATGCCGCGATCGGCGGGGTGTTCGCCCTGGCGCCTGAGCAGCGCCCACTCCTGGCAGGGCTGGGACGCGCCGATTCGGTGACGGTCAACCCCCAGAAGCTGCTGGGGATCACCAAGACCTCCTCCCTGCTGCTGCTGCCCGATCCGGCCCAGCTGCAACGGGCCTTCGGCACCGGTCTTCCCTACATGGAGCCCAGCTGGGGCGGTGGGCACGGCGGTGAGATGGGCCTGCAGGGCAGCCGGCCGGCGGAGATCCTCAAGCTGTGGCTGGGCCTGCGGCAGCTCGGCCTGGACGGAATCACCGCGCTGGTGGAGGGCGCCCTCGCCCGCAGACGGCGGTTGCAGCAGCTTCTGGCCGGCGACGGGCGCCTGCAGCTGCTCGAGGGCCCGCTGCATCTTCTCTCGTTCCGTCCCCGCAGCGGCAGCCACGAGGCTCTGGCGCACTGGTCAGAGAAGACCCGCGCTGCCCTGCTGGCCGAGCAGCTGATGCTGTCGCGGCCGCTTTACGGCGGCGTGCATCACCTCAAGGCGGTGCTGGGCAATCCCCACACCCAGCCCTCCCACCTGGAGCGACTGGCCGCCGTGGTGGCCGCCCAGCCCTGCCCCTGA
- a CDS encoding nucleoside deaminase, which translates to MLPPEDLPFPLQLLWMERLLRCARRAGETGEIPVAAVLLDADGRALGWGSNRRHRDQDPLGHAELIALRQAAVLRRDWRFNDCTLLVTLEPCPMCAGALIQARVGRVIYAAADAKRGALGGCLDLAHDPSAHHHMVVQGGLEAAAAEGQLSGWFRQRRRARRPSTGPQSGRGEASGPAVPPV; encoded by the coding sequence ATGCTTCCCCCTGAGGATCTGCCGTTCCCGCTGCAATTGCTCTGGATGGAGCGCCTGCTGCGATGCGCACGGCGGGCCGGGGAGACCGGCGAGATTCCTGTTGCCGCGGTGCTGCTCGACGCCGATGGCCGCGCTCTTGGCTGGGGCAGCAACCGCCGGCACCGTGATCAGGACCCGCTCGGCCATGCCGAGCTGATTGCCCTGCGGCAGGCGGCGGTGCTGCGCCGGGACTGGCGCTTCAACGACTGCACGCTGCTCGTGACCCTGGAGCCCTGTCCGATGTGCGCCGGCGCACTGATCCAGGCTCGGGTCGGCCGGGTGATCTACGCCGCCGCCGATGCCAAGCGTGGCGCCCTGGGGGGATGCCTGGATCTGGCCCATGATCCTAGTGCCCACCATCACATGGTGGTGCAGGGTGGGCTGGAGGCCGCGGCTGCCGAGGGGCAGCTCTCCGGCTGGTTCCGGCAGCGCCGCAGGGCCCGCCGCCCATCCACAGGCCCCCAGTCGGGGCGCGGCGAAGCATCGGGGCCGGCGGTGCCACCGGTATGA
- a CDS encoding alanine--glyoxylate aminotransferase family protein, which produces MVPPVQHSVDSTHRLSLDPIATPERLLLGPGPSNAHPTVLQALSRSPIGHLDPLYIELMGEVQELLRYAWQTDNRLTIPMSGTGSAAMEATLANTVEPGDTVLVAVKGYFGLRLADMAGRYGARVVTIECPWGEAFSLNQIEEALASHKPTILAMVHAETSTGVCQPMEGIGDLCRQHDCLLLLDTVTSLGGVPLFLDDWKVDLAYSCSQKGLSCPPGLGPFTMGPRAEVKLAARSGKVPNWYLDVSLLNQYWGSDRVYHHTAPVNMNFGMREALRLLADEGLENAWARHRSNAERLWAGLERLGLELHVREDLRLPTLTTVRIPEGVDGKAFSRHLLDRHGIEVGGGLGALAGKVWRIGLMGYNSRPENVDLLLNLIETELPAFRSAAAAMAAVA; this is translated from the coding sequence TTGGTCCCCCCCGTGCAGCATTCCGTCGATTCCACCCACCGGCTGTCCCTCGATCCGATCGCCACGCCCGAACGGCTGCTGCTCGGCCCCGGCCCTTCCAACGCCCACCCGACGGTGCTGCAGGCCCTCTCCCGCAGCCCGATCGGCCACCTCGACCCCCTCTACATCGAGCTGATGGGAGAGGTGCAGGAGCTGCTCCGCTACGCCTGGCAGACCGACAACCGCCTCACCATTCCGATGAGCGGCACCGGCAGTGCAGCCATGGAGGCCACCCTCGCCAACACTGTCGAACCCGGTGACACGGTGCTGGTGGCCGTGAAGGGGTACTTCGGCCTGCGCCTGGCCGACATGGCCGGTCGCTACGGCGCCAGGGTGGTGACGATCGAATGCCCGTGGGGGGAAGCCTTCTCCCTGAATCAGATCGAGGAAGCTCTCGCCAGCCACAAACCCACCATCCTGGCGATGGTCCATGCCGAAACCTCCACCGGCGTCTGCCAGCCCATGGAGGGCATCGGCGATCTCTGTCGTCAGCACGACTGTCTGCTGCTGCTGGACACCGTCACCTCCCTGGGAGGGGTGCCGCTGTTCCTGGACGACTGGAAGGTGGACCTGGCCTACAGCTGCAGCCAGAAGGGCCTGAGCTGCCCGCCCGGCCTCGGCCCCTTCACCATGGGACCTCGCGCCGAGGTCAAGCTGGCAGCGCGCTCCGGCAAGGTGCCTAACTGGTACCTCGACGTCTCGCTCCTCAATCAGTACTGGGGCAGCGATCGCGTGTATCACCACACCGCCCCGGTGAACATGAACTTCGGCATGCGCGAGGCCCTGCGGCTGCTGGCCGATGAGGGGCTCGAGAACGCCTGGGCCCGCCACCGCAGCAACGCCGAGCGCCTCTGGGCCGGTCTCGAGCGGCTCGGTCTTGAACTGCATGTGCGGGAGGACCTGCGCCTGCCGACCCTCACGACGGTGCGCATCCCCGAGGGCGTCGATGGAAAGGCCTTCAGCCGTCACCTTCTCGACCGCCACGGCATCGAGGTGGGCGGTGGTCTGGGAGCGCTTGCCGGCAAGGTGTGGCGCATCGGCCTGATGGGCTACAACAGCCGACCCGAGAACGTCGACCTGCTGCTCAACCTGATCGAGACGGAGCTCCCGGCCTTCCGCTCCGCCGCAGCCGCCATGGCCGCGGTCGCCTGA
- a CDS encoding allophycocyanin subunit beta, whose product MRDAISGLIGRYDQLGRYFDRAAIDRIDAYYGQAAQRLQAVELINREAAGIVREASQRLWLENPELLLPGGNAYTTRRLAACLRDMDYFLRYASYALIADDLTILDERVLNGLDDTYKSLGVPTGPTVRGIALLADVICEMLSDAGVGDAGAVVRPPFEHLCRGLAACNVRAR is encoded by the coding sequence ATGCGGGATGCCATCAGCGGTCTGATCGGCCGTTACGACCAGCTGGGCCGTTACTTCGACCGCGCCGCGATCGATCGCATCGATGCCTACTACGGCCAGGCTGCGCAGCGCCTGCAGGCCGTCGAACTGATCAACCGCGAAGCCGCCGGCATCGTGCGTGAAGCGTCGCAGAGGCTCTGGCTGGAGAACCCTGAGCTGCTGCTTCCCGGTGGCAACGCCTACACCACCCGGCGCCTGGCGGCCTGCCTGCGCGACATGGATTATTTCCTGCGCTACGCCAGTTACGCCCTGATCGCCGACGATCTGACGATCCTCGATGAGCGGGTGCTCAATGGCCTCGACGACACCTACAAGAGCCTCGGGGTCCCCACCGGTCCCACCGTCCGCGGCATCGCCCTGCTGGCCGACGTGATCTGCGAGATGCTGTCGGATGCCGGAGTCGGCGACGCCGGCGCCGTGGTGCGTCCCCCCTTCGAGCACCTGTGCCGGGGCCTCGCCGCCTGCAACGTGCGGGCCCGCTGA
- the glnA gene encoding type I glutamate--ammonia ligase, whose amino-acid sequence MASTAQDVLRRIKDEGIELIDLKFVDLHGKWQHLTVCNDLIDEAAFTEGVAFDGSSIRGWKAINESDMAMVPDPNTAWIDPFYSHKTLSLICSIQEPRSGQPYARCPRSLAQKALDYLGSTGLADTAYFGPEPEFFIFDDVRYKSSNGSSFYSVDSIEAPWNNDRIEEGGNLAYKIQLKEGYFPVAPNDTLQDIRTEMLLTMGSLGVPIEKQHHEVATAQHELGIKFAELISAADNVMIYKYVVRNIARKYGKTATFMPKPVFADNGSGMHVHQSLWKDGQPLFFGEGTYANLSQTARWYIGGLLRHAPSFLAFTNPTTNSYKRLVPGFEAPVNLVYSQGNRSAAVRIPLTGTNPKAKRLEFRSGDALSNPYLGFAAMLMAGIDGIRNQIDPGDGTDVDLFELSAEELSKIRTVPASLNGSLEALDADKDYLLAGGVFTEDFISNWIAMKYEEVQQLRQRPHPHEFVMYYDA is encoded by the coding sequence ATGGCCAGTACTGCCCAGGACGTGCTTCGTCGCATCAAGGACGAGGGCATCGAACTGATCGATCTCAAATTCGTCGATCTGCATGGCAAGTGGCAGCACCTGACCGTCTGCAACGACCTGATTGATGAGGCCGCCTTCACTGAGGGCGTCGCCTTCGATGGTTCCTCGATCCGCGGCTGGAAGGCGATCAATGAATCGGACATGGCGATGGTGCCGGATCCGAACACCGCCTGGATCGATCCCTTCTACAGCCACAAGACCCTCAGCCTGATCTGCTCGATCCAGGAGCCCCGCAGCGGCCAGCCCTACGCCCGCTGTCCCCGTTCGCTGGCCCAGAAGGCCCTCGACTACCTCGGTTCCACGGGCCTGGCCGACACCGCTTATTTCGGTCCAGAGCCCGAATTCTTCATCTTCGACGACGTCCGCTACAAGAGCAGCAACGGCAGCAGTTTCTACAGCGTCGACTCGATCGAGGCCCCCTGGAACAACGACCGCATCGAGGAGGGCGGCAACCTCGCCTACAAGATCCAGCTGAAGGAGGGCTATTTCCCCGTCGCTCCCAACGACACCCTGCAGGACATCCGCACCGAGATGCTCCTGACCATGGGCTCCCTGGGGGTGCCGATCGAGAAGCAGCACCATGAGGTGGCGACGGCGCAGCACGAGCTCGGCATCAAGTTCGCCGAGCTGATCAGCGCGGCCGACAACGTGATGATCTACAAGTATGTCGTCCGCAACATCGCCAGGAAGTACGGCAAGACGGCCACCTTCATGCCCAAGCCGGTGTTCGCCGACAACGGCAGCGGTATGCACGTGCACCAGAGCCTCTGGAAGGATGGCCAGCCCCTGTTCTTCGGGGAGGGCACCTACGCCAACCTGTCCCAGACCGCCCGCTGGTACATCGGTGGTCTGCTCAGGCATGCCCCGAGCTTCCTGGCGTTCACCAACCCGACCACCAACAGCTACAAGCGCCTCGTGCCCGGCTTCGAGGCGCCGGTGAACCTGGTGTACTCCCAGGGCAATCGCTCGGCCGCCGTGCGCATCCCGCTCACCGGTACCAATCCCAAGGCCAAGCGCCTGGAGTTCCGCTCCGGCGACGCTCTCTCGAATCCGTACCTGGGCTTCGCGGCGATGCTGATGGCGGGCATCGACGGCATCCGCAACCAGATCGATCCGGGTGACGGCACCGATGTCGACCTGTTCGAGCTCTCCGCCGAGGAGCTCTCGAAGATCCGCACCGTCCCCGCCTCGCTCAACGGCTCCCTCGAGGCTCTCGATGCCGACAAGGACTACCTGCTGGCCGGCGGTGTCTTCACCGAGGACTTCATCAGCAACTGGATCGCCATGAAGTACGAGGAGGTGCAGCAGCTGCGCCAGCGCCCTCACCCCCACGAGTTCGTCATGTACTACGACGCCTGA
- a CDS encoding transposase → MIYGDSGHIGIEKREAFKDCEAEMRIAMKPGQRRVLPDTPEGRLLDLMEAAKAHVRAKVEHPFRIIKCQFGFRKVFYRGIRKNNLKLTMLFALANLWMVRERCPSTA, encoded by the coding sequence GTGATCTACGGCGACTCTGGCCACATCGGCATCGAAAAGCGTGAGGCGTTCAAGGACTGCGAAGCAGAGATGCGCATCGCCATGAAGCCCGGACAGCGCCGAGTTCTACCGGACACCCCAGAGGGAAGACTGCTGGATCTGATGGAGGCGGCGAAAGCACATGTCAGGGCAAAGGTGGAGCATCCATTTCGGATCATCAAGTGCCAGTTTGGATTTCGGAAGGTCTTCTACCGAGGCATCCGCAAGAACAACCTCAAGCTGACGATGCTGTTTGCCCTCGCCAATCTCTGGATGGTGCGCGAACGTTGTCCTTCTACAGCGTAA
- a CDS encoding transposase, which translates to MKRTRHTAEQIIRKLKTAEQLIAQGKTVADVCRVIEVTQPTYHRWRQQYGGMQAEEARRLTQLEKENARLKKLLAEAELEKAMLKDLAEGNF; encoded by the coding sequence ATGAAACGCACCAGGCACACAGCCGAGCAGATCATCCGCAAGCTCAAAACCGCCGAGCAGCTGATCGCCCAGGGCAAGACCGTCGCCGACGTCTGCCGGGTGATCGAGGTGACGCAGCCCACCTACCACCGGTGGCGGCAGCAGTACGGCGGCATGCAGGCCGAGGAGGCCAGGCGGCTGACTCAGCTGGAGAAGGAGAACGCCAGGCTCAAGAAGCTGCTGGCCGAGGCAGAGCTGGAGAAGGCGATGCTCAAGGACCTCGCCGAGGGAAACTTCTGA
- a CDS encoding DDE-type integrase/transposase/recombinase, which translates to MVLQERYRASERQVCRVVGQHRSTQRHPAKVVDLEEAKLRSRLREIAAEHIRWGRRMAYRLLRREGWTVNHKRVQRLWREEGLQRPTPRKRKRARPADGSVRRHRAEHPHQVWAMDFQFDATADGRRLKFLKVIDEHSRFCLAIRVGRRCKAKDVVAVLEELTSIYPAPAYIRSDNGPEFIAQALRDWCEGSDTTSTAYIEPGSLSSSRSDVSCGMHLRLRWCRQSRANSDVPIVACQQRPRTSASMPLPCGSRTPCGRMGTATF; encoded by the coding sequence GTGGTCCTGCAGGAGCGTTACCGGGCTTCTGAACGCCAGGTCTGCCGTGTGGTGGGCCAACACCGCAGCACTCAGCGCCATCCGGCCAAGGTCGTCGATCTGGAGGAGGCCAAGCTCAGAAGCCGTCTCCGTGAGATCGCCGCTGAACACATCCGCTGGGGCCGTCGAATGGCCTATCGCCTGCTGCGGCGGGAGGGCTGGACCGTGAATCACAAGCGGGTGCAACGGCTCTGGCGAGAGGAAGGCCTGCAGCGGCCCACTCCCAGGAAGCGCAAGCGGGCACGCCCCGCCGACGGCTCAGTGCGGCGCCACCGGGCCGAGCATCCCCACCAGGTGTGGGCCATGGATTTCCAGTTCGACGCGACAGCCGATGGCCGCAGGCTCAAGTTCCTGAAAGTGATCGACGAGCACAGCCGCTTTTGCCTGGCCATCCGGGTGGGCAGGCGCTGCAAGGCCAAGGACGTGGTGGCAGTGCTGGAGGAGCTCACCAGCATCTACCCGGCGCCGGCCTACATCCGATCGGACAACGGGCCGGAATTCATCGCGCAGGCCCTACGGGACTGGTGCGAGGGCAGTGACACCACCAGCACGGCCTACATCGAGCCGGGATCCCTGTCCAGCAGCCGCAGTGATGTGAGCTGCGGGATGCATCTCAGGCTGCGGTGGTGCCGTCAGTCACGAGCCAACAGTGACGTCCCAATAGTGGCGTGCCAGCAGCGACCGAGAACGTCTGCCTCCATGCCGCTGCCATGCGGTTCGCGGACCCCCTGTGGCCGGATGGGAACAGCAACCTTCTGA